A single Buteo buteo chromosome 17, bButBut1.hap1.1, whole genome shotgun sequence DNA region contains:
- the FBXO25 gene encoding F-box only protein 25 isoform X1: protein MPFLGQDWRSPGWRWVKTEDGWKRCEPFSPALEDGNSQLNDISHAVLATWIQKTMLVWKSVHIITGDDEHEEIFSTEDCEFAAKKRKKDHFRNNTDSQCFYREKWIYVHKESTRERHGYCTLGEAFNRLDFSSAIQDIRRFNYVVKLLQLIAKSQLTSLSGAAQKNYFNILDKIVRKVMEDQYNPRLIKDLLQDLSSTLCILIRGVGKSVLVGNINIWICRLETILLWQQQLKNLQMNKQVNNGLTLSDLPLHMLNNILYRFSDGWDIITLGQVTPTLYMLSEDRQLWKKLCQYHFAEKQFCRHLILSEKGHIDWKLMYFALQKYYPIKEQYGDTLHFCRHCSILFWKDYHLALLLKDTGHPCTASDPNTCLMPVSPQHFIDLFKF, encoded by the exons ATGCCATTTTTGGGCCAAGATTGGAGATCCCCTGGATGGAGATGGGTTAAAACAGAAGATGGATGGAAACGATGTGAACCCTTCAGTCCTGCACTTGAAGATGGGAATAGTCAGCTGAATGATATCAGTCACGCTGT TCTGGCCACCTGGATACAAAAGACTATGCTTGTCTGGAAGAGTGTTCA CATCATAACTGGTGATGATGAGCATGAAGAAATATTCAGTACTGAAGATTGTGAGTTTGCagccaagaaaaggaaaaaagatcatTTTAGGAATAACACAGATTCACAAT gtttttatCGTGAAAAGTGGATTTATGTTCATAAAGAAAGCACCAGGGAA AGACATGGCTATTGCACTTTGGGAGAAGCTTTTAACCGCTTAGACTTTTCAAGTGCAATTCAGGACATCAGAAGGTTCAATTACGTAGTCAAA CTTCTGCAGTTAATTGCAAAATCCCAGTTAACTTCACTGAGCGGTGCAGCACAGAAGAACTACTTTAACATTTTGGACAAAATTGTGCGGAAGG tcatGGAAGACCAATATAATCCACGATTAATCAAAGATCTTCTACAGGATCTGAGTTCTACTCTCTGTATACTGATTAGGGGAGTAGGAAAATCTGTGTTGGTAGGGAACATCAATATTTGGATTTGCCGATTAGAAACTATCCTTCTGTGGCAACAACAACTAAAAAACCTTCAGATGAACAAG CAAGTCAACAATGGTCTTACGCTTAGCGATCTCCCTCTCCATATGCTGAATAACATCTTATATAGGTTCTCTGATGGCTGGGACATTATTACTCTGGGTCAAGTGACCCCAACTTTATACATGCTCAGTGAAGACAGACAGTTGTGGAAAAAACTCTGCCAGTACCATTTTGCGGAAAAGCAG TTTTGTAGGCATTTGATTCTATCAGAGAAAGGTCACATTGACTGGAAGCTGATGTACTTTGCACTTCAGAAATATTACCCAATAAAGGAACAGTATGGGGACACCTTGCACTTCTGTCGACACTGTAGTATTCTGTTTTGGAAG GACTACCACCTTGCTTTGTTACTCAAG GATACAGGACATCCCTGCACAGCCAGTGATCCCAACACCTGTCTCATGCCAGTATCTCCTCAGCATTTCATTGATCTCTTCAAATTTTGA
- the FBXO25 gene encoding F-box only protein 25 isoform X2 — protein sequence MPFLGQDWRSPGWRWVKTEDGWKRCEPFSPALEDGNSQLNDISHAVLATWIQKTMLVWKSVHIITGDDEHEEIFSTEDCEFAAKKRKKDHFRNNTDSQCFYREKWIYVHKESTRERHGYCTLGEAFNRLDFSSAIQDIRRFNYVVKLLQLIAKSQLTSLSGAAQKNYFNILDKIVRKVMEDQYNPRLIKDLLQDLSSTLCILIRGVGKSVLVGNINIWICRLETILLWQQQLKNLQMNKQVNNGLTLSDLPLHMLNNILYRFSDGWDIITLGQVTPTLYMLSEDRQLWKKLCQYHFAEKQFCRHLILSEKGHIDWKLMYFALQKYYPIKEQYGDTLHFCRHCSILFWKDTGHPCTASDPNTCLMPVSPQHFIDLFKF from the exons ATGCCATTTTTGGGCCAAGATTGGAGATCCCCTGGATGGAGATGGGTTAAAACAGAAGATGGATGGAAACGATGTGAACCCTTCAGTCCTGCACTTGAAGATGGGAATAGTCAGCTGAATGATATCAGTCACGCTGT TCTGGCCACCTGGATACAAAAGACTATGCTTGTCTGGAAGAGTGTTCA CATCATAACTGGTGATGATGAGCATGAAGAAATATTCAGTACTGAAGATTGTGAGTTTGCagccaagaaaaggaaaaaagatcatTTTAGGAATAACACAGATTCACAAT gtttttatCGTGAAAAGTGGATTTATGTTCATAAAGAAAGCACCAGGGAA AGACATGGCTATTGCACTTTGGGAGAAGCTTTTAACCGCTTAGACTTTTCAAGTGCAATTCAGGACATCAGAAGGTTCAATTACGTAGTCAAA CTTCTGCAGTTAATTGCAAAATCCCAGTTAACTTCACTGAGCGGTGCAGCACAGAAGAACTACTTTAACATTTTGGACAAAATTGTGCGGAAGG tcatGGAAGACCAATATAATCCACGATTAATCAAAGATCTTCTACAGGATCTGAGTTCTACTCTCTGTATACTGATTAGGGGAGTAGGAAAATCTGTGTTGGTAGGGAACATCAATATTTGGATTTGCCGATTAGAAACTATCCTTCTGTGGCAACAACAACTAAAAAACCTTCAGATGAACAAG CAAGTCAACAATGGTCTTACGCTTAGCGATCTCCCTCTCCATATGCTGAATAACATCTTATATAGGTTCTCTGATGGCTGGGACATTATTACTCTGGGTCAAGTGACCCCAACTTTATACATGCTCAGTGAAGACAGACAGTTGTGGAAAAAACTCTGCCAGTACCATTTTGCGGAAAAGCAG TTTTGTAGGCATTTGATTCTATCAGAGAAAGGTCACATTGACTGGAAGCTGATGTACTTTGCACTTCAGAAATATTACCCAATAAAGGAACAGTATGGGGACACCTTGCACTTCTGTCGACACTGTAGTATTCTGTTTTGGAAG GATACAGGACATCCCTGCACAGCCAGTGATCCCAACACCTGTCTCATGCCAGTATCTCCTCAGCATTTCATTGATCTCTTCAAATTTTGA
- the FBXO25 gene encoding F-box only protein 25 isoform X4, which produces MPFLGQDWRSPGWRWVKTEDGWKRCEPFSPALEDGNSQLNDISHAVIITGDDEHEEIFSTEDCEFAAKKRKKDHFRNNTDSQCFYREKWIYVHKESTRERHGYCTLGEAFNRLDFSSAIQDIRRFNYVVKLLQLIAKSQLTSLSGAAQKNYFNILDKIVRKVMEDQYNPRLIKDLLQDLSSTLCILIRGVGKSVLVGNINIWICRLETILLWQQQLKNLQMNKQVNNGLTLSDLPLHMLNNILYRFSDGWDIITLGQVTPTLYMLSEDRQLWKKLCQYHFAEKQFCRHLILSEKGHIDWKLMYFALQKYYPIKEQYGDTLHFCRHCSILFWKDTGHPCTASDPNTCLMPVSPQHFIDLFKF; this is translated from the exons ATGCCATTTTTGGGCCAAGATTGGAGATCCCCTGGATGGAGATGGGTTAAAACAGAAGATGGATGGAAACGATGTGAACCCTTCAGTCCTGCACTTGAAGATGGGAATAGTCAGCTGAATGATATCAGTCACGCTGT CATCATAACTGGTGATGATGAGCATGAAGAAATATTCAGTACTGAAGATTGTGAGTTTGCagccaagaaaaggaaaaaagatcatTTTAGGAATAACACAGATTCACAAT gtttttatCGTGAAAAGTGGATTTATGTTCATAAAGAAAGCACCAGGGAA AGACATGGCTATTGCACTTTGGGAGAAGCTTTTAACCGCTTAGACTTTTCAAGTGCAATTCAGGACATCAGAAGGTTCAATTACGTAGTCAAA CTTCTGCAGTTAATTGCAAAATCCCAGTTAACTTCACTGAGCGGTGCAGCACAGAAGAACTACTTTAACATTTTGGACAAAATTGTGCGGAAGG tcatGGAAGACCAATATAATCCACGATTAATCAAAGATCTTCTACAGGATCTGAGTTCTACTCTCTGTATACTGATTAGGGGAGTAGGAAAATCTGTGTTGGTAGGGAACATCAATATTTGGATTTGCCGATTAGAAACTATCCTTCTGTGGCAACAACAACTAAAAAACCTTCAGATGAACAAG CAAGTCAACAATGGTCTTACGCTTAGCGATCTCCCTCTCCATATGCTGAATAACATCTTATATAGGTTCTCTGATGGCTGGGACATTATTACTCTGGGTCAAGTGACCCCAACTTTATACATGCTCAGTGAAGACAGACAGTTGTGGAAAAAACTCTGCCAGTACCATTTTGCGGAAAAGCAG TTTTGTAGGCATTTGATTCTATCAGAGAAAGGTCACATTGACTGGAAGCTGATGTACTTTGCACTTCAGAAATATTACCCAATAAAGGAACAGTATGGGGACACCTTGCACTTCTGTCGACACTGTAGTATTCTGTTTTGGAAG GATACAGGACATCCCTGCACAGCCAGTGATCCCAACACCTGTCTCATGCCAGTATCTCCTCAGCATTTCATTGATCTCTTCAAATTTTGA
- the FBXO25 gene encoding F-box only protein 25 isoform X5 — translation MPFLGQDWRSPGWRWVKTEDGWKRCEPFSPALEDGNSQLNDISHAVLATWIQKTMLVWKSVHIITGDDEHEEIFSTEDCEFAAKKRKKDHFRNNTDSQCFYREKWIYVHKESTRELLQLIAKSQLTSLSGAAQKNYFNILDKIVRKVMEDQYNPRLIKDLLQDLSSTLCILIRGVGKSVLVGNINIWICRLETILLWQQQLKNLQMNKQVNNGLTLSDLPLHMLNNILYRFSDGWDIITLGQVTPTLYMLSEDRQLWKKLCQYHFAEKQFCRHLILSEKGHIDWKLMYFALQKYYPIKEQYGDTLHFCRHCSILFWKDYHLALLLKDTGHPCTASDPNTCLMPVSPQHFIDLFKF, via the exons ATGCCATTTTTGGGCCAAGATTGGAGATCCCCTGGATGGAGATGGGTTAAAACAGAAGATGGATGGAAACGATGTGAACCCTTCAGTCCTGCACTTGAAGATGGGAATAGTCAGCTGAATGATATCAGTCACGCTGT TCTGGCCACCTGGATACAAAAGACTATGCTTGTCTGGAAGAGTGTTCA CATCATAACTGGTGATGATGAGCATGAAGAAATATTCAGTACTGAAGATTGTGAGTTTGCagccaagaaaaggaaaaaagatcatTTTAGGAATAACACAGATTCACAAT gtttttatCGTGAAAAGTGGATTTATGTTCATAAAGAAAGCACCAGGGAA CTTCTGCAGTTAATTGCAAAATCCCAGTTAACTTCACTGAGCGGTGCAGCACAGAAGAACTACTTTAACATTTTGGACAAAATTGTGCGGAAGG tcatGGAAGACCAATATAATCCACGATTAATCAAAGATCTTCTACAGGATCTGAGTTCTACTCTCTGTATACTGATTAGGGGAGTAGGAAAATCTGTGTTGGTAGGGAACATCAATATTTGGATTTGCCGATTAGAAACTATCCTTCTGTGGCAACAACAACTAAAAAACCTTCAGATGAACAAG CAAGTCAACAATGGTCTTACGCTTAGCGATCTCCCTCTCCATATGCTGAATAACATCTTATATAGGTTCTCTGATGGCTGGGACATTATTACTCTGGGTCAAGTGACCCCAACTTTATACATGCTCAGTGAAGACAGACAGTTGTGGAAAAAACTCTGCCAGTACCATTTTGCGGAAAAGCAG TTTTGTAGGCATTTGATTCTATCAGAGAAAGGTCACATTGACTGGAAGCTGATGTACTTTGCACTTCAGAAATATTACCCAATAAAGGAACAGTATGGGGACACCTTGCACTTCTGTCGACACTGTAGTATTCTGTTTTGGAAG GACTACCACCTTGCTTTGTTACTCAAG GATACAGGACATCCCTGCACAGCCAGTGATCCCAACACCTGTCTCATGCCAGTATCTCCTCAGCATTTCATTGATCTCTTCAAATTTTGA
- the FBXO25 gene encoding F-box only protein 25 isoform X3 produces MPFLGQDWRSPGWRWVKTEDGWKRCEPFSPALEDGNSQLNDISHAVIITGDDEHEEIFSTEDCEFAAKKRKKDHFRNNTDSQCFYREKWIYVHKESTRERHGYCTLGEAFNRLDFSSAIQDIRRFNYVVKLLQLIAKSQLTSLSGAAQKNYFNILDKIVRKVMEDQYNPRLIKDLLQDLSSTLCILIRGVGKSVLVGNINIWICRLETILLWQQQLKNLQMNKQVNNGLTLSDLPLHMLNNILYRFSDGWDIITLGQVTPTLYMLSEDRQLWKKLCQYHFAEKQFCRHLILSEKGHIDWKLMYFALQKYYPIKEQYGDTLHFCRHCSILFWKDYHLALLLKDTGHPCTASDPNTCLMPVSPQHFIDLFKF; encoded by the exons ATGCCATTTTTGGGCCAAGATTGGAGATCCCCTGGATGGAGATGGGTTAAAACAGAAGATGGATGGAAACGATGTGAACCCTTCAGTCCTGCACTTGAAGATGGGAATAGTCAGCTGAATGATATCAGTCACGCTGT CATCATAACTGGTGATGATGAGCATGAAGAAATATTCAGTACTGAAGATTGTGAGTTTGCagccaagaaaaggaaaaaagatcatTTTAGGAATAACACAGATTCACAAT gtttttatCGTGAAAAGTGGATTTATGTTCATAAAGAAAGCACCAGGGAA AGACATGGCTATTGCACTTTGGGAGAAGCTTTTAACCGCTTAGACTTTTCAAGTGCAATTCAGGACATCAGAAGGTTCAATTACGTAGTCAAA CTTCTGCAGTTAATTGCAAAATCCCAGTTAACTTCACTGAGCGGTGCAGCACAGAAGAACTACTTTAACATTTTGGACAAAATTGTGCGGAAGG tcatGGAAGACCAATATAATCCACGATTAATCAAAGATCTTCTACAGGATCTGAGTTCTACTCTCTGTATACTGATTAGGGGAGTAGGAAAATCTGTGTTGGTAGGGAACATCAATATTTGGATTTGCCGATTAGAAACTATCCTTCTGTGGCAACAACAACTAAAAAACCTTCAGATGAACAAG CAAGTCAACAATGGTCTTACGCTTAGCGATCTCCCTCTCCATATGCTGAATAACATCTTATATAGGTTCTCTGATGGCTGGGACATTATTACTCTGGGTCAAGTGACCCCAACTTTATACATGCTCAGTGAAGACAGACAGTTGTGGAAAAAACTCTGCCAGTACCATTTTGCGGAAAAGCAG TTTTGTAGGCATTTGATTCTATCAGAGAAAGGTCACATTGACTGGAAGCTGATGTACTTTGCACTTCAGAAATATTACCCAATAAAGGAACAGTATGGGGACACCTTGCACTTCTGTCGACACTGTAGTATTCTGTTTTGGAAG GACTACCACCTTGCTTTGTTACTCAAG GATACAGGACATCCCTGCACAGCCAGTGATCCCAACACCTGTCTCATGCCAGTATCTCCTCAGCATTTCATTGATCTCTTCAAATTTTGA